From a region of the Castanea sativa cultivar Marrone di Chiusa Pesio chromosome 10, ASM4071231v1 genome:
- the LOC142611790 gene encoding uncharacterized protein LOC142611790: protein MRLGFCKTLISLSLQTPSRLHKIPIPYSISLFFFSSKPKESKPTVTVLDYLINKHQFSHEVALKASSVIACLKRPIEVDSMLSFLKESGFSKTHIEEVVKRVPEVLTANLASNIKPKIQIFQNLGFSPDDIAEIVSSDPWILKRSADNRLGPSILMLKTILGSNAEVIRALKVSGWFLKHDLEKTMKPNIEFMKGCGVSSSQIVKYMLNFPRFFLHKPESIQDFVKTVEEMGFDRKSKMFLAALRTVSSMTHENWELKLELFRSLGFSENDILSVFRRVPQVFSISERKIKEVTELLLSAWNIDISYIVCHPELLICSIEHRLKPRLRVLKILEKENALKKKPGLTTVCKITDKKFFEKFVLPYSKEIVELNVASWAS, encoded by the coding sequence ATGAGACTTGGATTTTGCAAAACCctcatctcactctctctacaAACCCCTTCACGTCTCCACAAAATCCCAATCCCCTACTcaatatctctcttttttttctcctccaaaCCCAAAGAATCAAAGCCCACTGTAACAGTGTTGGATTACTTGATCAATAAGCACCAGTTTTCCCATGAGGTAGCTCTTAAAGCCTCATCAGTGATAGCTTGTCTGAAAAGACCTATAGAAGTGGATTCCATGCTTTCATTCCTCAAGGAGAGCGGTTTCTCCAAAACCCACATCGAGGAAGTGGTTAAGAGAGTCCCTGAAGTTCTTACTGCCAATCTTGCCAGTAACATTAAACCCAAAATCCAGATTTTCCAAAACTTGGGTTTTTCGCCCGATGACATTGCTGAGATTGTATCTTCTGACCCGTGGATTCTCAAACGGAGTGCAGATAATCGGCTTGGACCCTCAATTTTGATGTTGAAGACTATTCTGGGTTCAAATGCTGAGGTCATTAGGGCCTTGAAGGTTTCTGGGTGGTTTTTGAAGCATGATTTGGAGAAAACTATGAAGCCCAATATAGAATTTATGAAGGGTTGTGGAGTTAGTTCGTCTCAGATTGTTAAATATATGCTTAATTTTCCAAGGTTTTTTTTGCATAAGCCGGAGAGCATTCAGGATTTCGTTAAAACGGTTGAAGAAATGGGTTTTGATAGGAAGTCTAAGATGTTTCTTGCTGCTCTTCGGACAGTGAGTTCGATGACACATGAGAATTGGGAGCTGAAGTTGGAGCTTTTTCGAAGTCTGGGGTTTTCAGAAAATGATATTCTGAGTGTGTTTAGGAGGGTGCCTCAGGTTTTTTCTATATCTGAGAGAAAAATTAAGGAGGTAACTGAGCTGCTGCTTAGTGCTTGGAACATAGACATCTCTTATATAGTTTGCCATCCAGAATTGCTTATTTGCAGCATTGAGCACAGGTTAAAGCCACGCCTACGAGTTTTGAAGATTCTAGAAAAGGAAAATGCACTTAAGAAGAAACCTGGTTTGACTACAGTCTGCAAAATAACTGATAAGAAGTTCTTCGAAAAATTTGTACTTCCTTATTCAAAAGAAATCGTGGAGCTAAATGTGGCTAGTTGGGCTTCTTAG
- the LOC142612613 gene encoding TPR repeat-containing thioredoxin TTL1-like, which translates to MAEMAVDSEFGCGFLGGIFQRRSYWPRKTSVRSLPSTEHSKRQRSSSVESACKASNLANKSPPKLNEQSAKNSTLVHPKVSSTTSHKRVHGRRPSDAARSSTSSSTSSVQTKVHQSPDLGRERKLKREPTSNSSELTKMITDPQLLNESKALVRSTPSNAMLLGHLGNLKQTGPGKLFGNNSPNSTVRTVDYLSRNLREKSFMPNNPKNGFGKLGGNVVMGNIVRKNSDEFGQLRGLVNRLDPEAFKSKGNEAYKQGRFDEALALYDRAIGLDSNKATYRCNKSAALIGLGRIMEAVFECEEAILIEPSYHRAHHRLANLYLRVGEAEKALHHYKHSGTYANSDDIAKAQALQNHLSICTEARRLKEWNTLLKETKYAISSGADSAPQVYALHVEALLNLYRHEEAHATYQKGPNISIDSCTRLIGPAASAYIMMIEARVYLAAGRFEDAVAASQHAAKLDPSNKEVNIVVKRARAVKSARLSGNLLFKASKFSEAFVTYNEGLENDPYNAVLLCNRAACRSKLGQYEKAVEDCTTALKVRPSYSKARLRRADCNAKMERWEASVQDYEMLIRETPGDEEVGRALFEAQVQLKKQRGEDIKDLKFGSNLIFITSNERFRHFITSPGMSVVLFCNKSNHKQVLQVLEHVCKIFPSINFLKVEIEDHPYLANSEHVRSIPSFKIYKNGSRVKEIPGNDREMLESSVKLYSS; encoded by the exons ATGGCAGAAATGGCAGTGGATAGTGAATTTGGCTGTGGATTTTTGGGAGGAATCTTCCAACGCCGGAGCTACTGGCCAAGAAAAACTTCTGTGCGTTCACTGCCAAGCACTGAACATTCCAAGAGGCAAAGAAGCAGCTCTGTTGAGTCTGCTTGCAAAGCCTCCAATTTAGCCAACAAATCTCCACCAAAACTCAATGAGCAATCCGCAAAGAATTCAACTTTGGTTCATCCCAAGGTTTCTTCAACAACTTCTCATAAAAGAGTTCACGGTCGAAGACCTTCTGATGCTGCAAGAAGCTCAACATCATCCTCCACTAGTTCAGTCCAAACAAAGGTGCATCAATCTCCTGACTTGGGTCGTGAAAGAAAGCTAAAAAGAGAGCCCACTAGTAACTCTTCAGAGCTTACTAAGATGATCACTGATCCCCAGCTATTAAATGAAAGCAAAGCTCTCGTTCGTTCCACTCCAAGCAATGCAATGCTTTTAGGCCACTTGGGTAACTTGAAACAGACAGGGCCTGGAAAATTGTTTGGAAATAACAGTCCCAATTCCACTGTTAGGACAGTGGATTACCTGTCTAGGAATCTTAGAGAGAAAAGTTTCATGCCTAATAACCCCAAAAATGGCTTTGGAAAGCTTGGTGGCAATGTTGTCATGGGCAACATTGTTAGGAAGAATAGTGATGAATTTGGACAGCTTCGAGGTCTAGTAAACAGATTAGATCCAGAGGCTTTTAAGTCCAAGGGAAATGAGGCATATAAGCAGGGTAGATTTGATGAAGCCTTGGCTCTATATGACCGAGCAATTGGGCTTGATTCAAATAAGGCCACCTACCGTTGCAATAAGAGTGCTGCTTTGATAGGTCTAGGCCGGATTATGGAGGCCGTTTTCGAGTGCGAAGAAGCTATTCTAATTGAGCCATCATATCACAGAGCACATCATCGCCTGGCAAATCTGTATCTCAG AGTGGGAGAAGCAGAGAAAGCATTGCATCACTACAAACACTCAGGCACCTATGCTAATTCAGACGACATAGCCAAAGCTCAAGCTCTTCAAAACCACCTCAGCATTTGCACCGAGGCCCGTAGGTTAAAAGAATGGAATACCTTGCTAAAGGAAACCAAGTATGCAATATCTTCCGGCGCTGACTCAGCACCACAG GTCTACGCTCTACATGTGGAGGCCTTATTGAATCTTTATAGGCATGAAGAGGCCCATGCTACCTACCAGAAAGGACCCAACATAAGTATTGATTCTTGTACAAGGTTAATTGGCCCGGCTGCTAGTGCTTACATAATGATGATTGAGGCACGGGTTTACTTGGCAGCTGGCAG GTTTGAAGATGCTGTGGCAGCCTCTCAACATGCTGCTAAACTTGATCCAAGCAACAAGGAGGTGAATATAGTGGTAAAGAGGGCTAGGGCAGTGAAATCAGCCCGGTTGAGTGGTAACTTGCTCTTCAAGGCATCGAAATTCTCAGAAGCATTTGTCACATATAATGAAGGACTAGAAAATGATCCATACAATGCAGTTTTGTTATGCAACCGGGCAGCCTGTCGGTCCAAATTAGGCCAATATGAGAAAGCTGTCGAAGATTGCACCACGGCTCTTAAAGTGCGGCCTTCTTACAGCAAGGCTAGGCTACGAAGGGCAGATTGCAATGCCAAG ATGGAAAGGTGGGAAGCTTCAGTTCAAGACTACGAGATGTTGATAAGAGAGACTCCTGGGGATGAGGAGGTAGGCAGGGCTTTGTTTGAAGCACAGGTCCAACTTAAGAAGCAACGTGGTGAAGACATTAAAGACCTAAaatttggttcaaatttgattttcatcACTAGCAATGAACGCTTCAGACACTTCATTACCTCACCGG GAATGTCCGTGGTGCTCTTTTGTAACAAATCGAACCACAAGCAAGTGTTGCAAGTCCTGGAGCACGTTTGCAAGATATTCCCATCTATTAACTTCCTCAAG GTCGAGATCGAAGACCACCCCTACTTAGCAAACTCAGAGCATGTGAGGTCCATTCCATCCTTCAAGATATACAAAAATGGATCAAGGGTCAAAGAAATTCCAGGCAACGACCGTGAAATGTTAGAGAGTTCGGTCAAATTGTACAGCAGTTGA
- the LOC142612536 gene encoding F-box protein AUF1-like, with protein sequence MDGFDRIPDPLILFIFNSISDVKTLIRCRAVSKRFNSLVPQTESLLLKVDCVITPESDESITPFLNFFKTIVKSVHNLVSLSAKTHPELQNPPARSQNCPAHILRGFERIRELVIELPAGDLKLDRNAVVKWKAEFGKTLKNCVILAFRDIRASTSTQIPAEFADFDFAGGLKLRVVWTISALIAASARHYLLRELVEEHEEIEKLVLRDKEGEGMLVMNKEGLAELRAAGVAQVSEHKEWAAHYRRWDQESNGSRTMVPSVRMRMRHVAKTELKSGEWLDGATLVVVRPTTIVCKDGVAEVEVDEEGQPIDDVEEDVAGDVNLALLAFQGDGVCGEAVQALVKTRSYHLEMNSF encoded by the coding sequence atggatgGCTTCGATCGAATCCCTGACCCGCTCATACTTTTCATCTTCAACTCAATCTCCGACGTGAAGACTCTGATTCGGTGCCGAGCCGTGTCCAAGCGATTCAACTCGCTGGTCCCTCAGACCGAGTCACTCCTCCTGAAAGTGGACTGTGTCATCACCCCCGAGTCAGACGAGTCCATCACGCCCTTCCTCAACTTCTTCAAAACCATCGTCAAGTCGGTCCACAACCTGGTTTCTCTCTCCGCCAAGACCCACCCGGAGCTCCAAAACCCACCCGCCCGGTCCCAGAACTGCCCGGCCCACATCCTCCGCGGGTTCGAGAGGATCCGGGAGCTCGTCATCGAGCTCCCCGCCGGCGACCTCAAGCTCGACAGAAACGCCGTCGTGAAGTGGAAGGCCGAGTTCGGCAAAACCCTGAAAAACTGCGTAATCTTGGCATTCCGCGACATCAGGGCCTCCACCTCGACTCAAATCCCAGCGGAATTCGCGGACTTTGACTTCGCGGGTGGGCTGAAACTGAGAGTGGTGTGGACCATAAGCGCTCTGATCGCGGCCTCGGCTCGACACTACTTGCTGAGAGAGCTGGTGGAGGAGCACGAGGAGATAGAGAAGCTGGTGCTGAGAGACAAGGAAGGCGAGGGCATGCTGGTGATGAACAAGGAAGGGCTGGCGGAGCTGAGAGCCGCGGGGGTGGCGCAGGTTAGCGAGCACAAGGAGTGGGCGGCGCACTATAGGAGGTGGGACCAGGAGAGCAACGGGAGTAGGACCATGGTGCCGAGcgtgaggatgaggatgagacACGTGGCGAAGACGGAGCTGAAGAGTGGGGAGTGGCTCGATGGGGCGACACTTGTGGTGGTGAGGCCCACAACAATCGTGTGTAAAGATGGGGTCGCCGAGGTCGAGGTTGATGAGGAGGGACAGCCTATTGATGACGTGGAGGAAGACGTGGCTGGAGATGTTAACTTAGCCTTGCTGGCTTTTCAGGGTGATGGGGTTTGCGGTGAGGCTGTTCAGGCTTTGGTTAAGACTCGTAGCTATCATTTGGAAATGAACtccttttaa
- the LOC142612785 gene encoding uncharacterized protein LOC142612785 encodes MKGREAKAAPSADLLVCFPSRAHLTLMPKPICSPARPSEQNKRHHNHNHNHNQHHHRHHSLKKSSTIRGGGQASPLLWSKTKPMGSEISEPTSPKVTCAGQIKVRHKTNTSCKNWQSVMEEIERIHNNRNKHKKKPSWVEAFGFKKEVMQFLTCLRSIRFDFRCFGTFPEQSDNTTDDEDIEVEEDEEEENRENHTEGSDENSRTVFSKWFMVLQENQNNTLCKERDRPCQDDGDDSIAAVPAVPPSNALLLMRCRSAPAKTWLEEKEQEEREQEEEEEEKEDEGEIGRVKEEIKAKSLKSLMEEEKRKKKENMVVMKYDSDFYKISSDIAKETWIVGGMKDPFSRSRSWKR; translated from the coding sequence ATGAAGGGAAGAGAAGCCAAAGCAGCTCCTTCTGCGGATTTGTTAGTATGTTTTCCTTCTCGAGCCCATTTAACTCTTATGCCTAAGCCCATATGCAGCCCAGCAAGGCCTTCAGAGCAGAACAAGCGCcatcacaatcacaatcacaatcacaaccaGCACCACCACCGTCACCACAGCCTTAAGAAATCAAGCACTATTAGAGGTGGTGGCCAAGCCAGTCCTTTGCTATGGTCCAAAACCAAGCCAATGGGCTCGGAGATCTCTGAACCAACCTCTCCAAAAGTCACATGTGCAGGGCAGATCAAAGTGAGGCACAAGACCAATACTTCATGCAAGAACTGGCAATCAGTGATGGAAGAGATTGAAAGAATTCACAACAACAGgaataaacataaaaagaaaccCAGTTGGGTTGAAGCTTTTGGGTTCAAAAAAGAAGTAATGCAATTCTTGACGTGTTTAAGAAGCATACGTTTTGATTTTCGTTGCTTTGGAACTTTTCCTGAACAGTCAGATAACACTACCGATGATGAAGATATTGAggtagaagaagatgaagaagaagaaaaccgAGAAAACCATACTGAGGGAAGTGATGAGAATTCAAGAACCGTCTTTTCCAAATGGTTTATGGTCCTACaggaaaatcaaaataatacactttgcaaagagagagataggCCATGTCAGGATGATGGTGATGATTCTATTGCTGCAGTACCTGCTGTTCCTCCATCAAATGCTTTGTTACTTATGCGTTGTAGATCTGCTCCTGCCAAAACCTGGTTGGAAgagaaagaacaagaagaacgagaacaagaagaagaggaagaagagaaggAAGATGAAGGTGAAATAGGTAGAGTAAAAGAAGAGATAAAAGCAAAGAGTTTAAAGAGCTTAATggaggaagagaagagaaagaagaaagagaacatGGTTGTGATGAAATATGACAGTGATTTCTACAAAATTTCATCTGATATTGCAAAAGAGACCTGGATTGTTGGTGGCATGAAAGATCCATTTTCGAGGAGTCGAAGTTGGAAAAGATAA